A single Sporosarcina sp. FSL W8-0480 DNA region contains:
- a CDS encoding DUF1385 domain-containing protein — MTKKQQPPTYGGQALIEGVMFGSKNHTVTAIRRKDDSLDYFYVPKEPKPLPTKLKKIPFIRGIVALVESAGIGSRHLTFANERYDVMPGEEVVEEQESSKLAMVLGVAAVGVLSFLFGKFAFTLVPVFLAQMLDFIAPGKTAQILLESFFKLALLLIYISLISMTPLIKRVFQYHGAEHKVINAYENGLSLTVENVQAQSRLHYRCGSSFLLFTVIVGMFIYFLVPTDPFWLRIVNRILLIPVVLGVSFEVLQFTNSLRNIPVLKYLGYPGLWLQLLTTKEPEDNQVEVAIASFNKLLEIEEQGIENVEILKSTNAKVEDSTVPVN, encoded by the coding sequence ATGACTAAAAAGCAACAGCCGCCAACATACGGTGGCCAAGCACTTATAGAAGGTGTCATGTTCGGTAGCAAGAACCATACAGTAACAGCAATTCGACGTAAAGATGATTCACTGGATTATTTTTACGTTCCAAAAGAACCGAAGCCCCTCCCTACGAAGCTTAAAAAAATTCCTTTTATAAGAGGAATTGTAGCGTTGGTCGAATCCGCGGGCATTGGATCCAGACATTTAACGTTCGCAAACGAACGTTATGATGTGATGCCTGGTGAAGAGGTTGTGGAGGAACAGGAGTCTTCAAAGTTAGCAATGGTATTAGGCGTAGCGGCAGTTGGTGTTCTATCATTCTTGTTCGGCAAGTTCGCCTTTACTTTAGTTCCTGTATTTTTGGCGCAAATGTTGGATTTTATAGCACCCGGTAAAACAGCACAAATCCTCTTGGAGAGCTTTTTCAAGCTTGCGCTGCTTTTGATCTACATTTCACTAATATCCATGACCCCTCTCATTAAACGGGTCTTCCAATATCACGGGGCCGAGCATAAGGTCATTAATGCGTATGAAAATGGATTATCGTTAACTGTGGAAAACGTACAGGCACAGTCGCGCTTGCATTACCGTTGTGGCAGCAGCTTTTTGTTATTCACCGTCATAGTAGGTATGTTCATCTATTTCCTTGTTCCAACAGATCCGTTCTGGCTGCGTATAGTGAATCGTATTTTATTAATTCCTGTCGTGCTTGGGGTTTCATTTGAAGTCTTGCAATTTACGAACAGCCTTCGTAACATTCCCGTATTGAAATACTTAGGCTATCCGGGATTATGGCTTCAGTTGTTGACGACAAAAGAACCTGAGGATAATCAAGTCGAGGTGGCAATCGCTTCGTTTAATAAGCTGCTTGAAATTGAAGAGCAAGGAATTGAAAATGTCGAGATTTTAAAGTCCACTAATGCTAAAGTGGAAGATTCTACAGTTCCTGTTAATTAA
- a CDS encoding vitamin B12-dependent ribonucleotide reductase: MVIVSKHQEPILDKTRLNADIAEFPQVHPITEDMKIEHSGVSRLVMIDRYSFKDIEKKTLKVGDFVVLTVKEDPKFPARGLGYITALDEKNRTADIWIEKEYRSAIDNPESIETGIITRPIDVIEKPLEVFYEQIAKRNATGLSSVEKTEEQRKASFDKFYGQLSKMNFIPAGRVLYGAGSDTEVTFFNCYVMPFVADSREGISDHRKQVMEIMSRGGGVGTNGSTLRPRNTLARGVNGKSSGSVSWLDDIAKLTHLVEQGGSRRGAQMIMLADWHPDIYEFIISKMQNPRILRYLIENTEDELIKKLANEKLKFKPLTTQEEAMYQGILNYRTIPGMGGFNEAILRDAETKLRDGGTYSVNNPEFLTGANISVTLTDDFMKAVEEDADFELCFPAVEKYSPEEMAIYNEEWHKVGDVREWERQGHEVRVYRTIKARALWDLINICATYSAEPGIFFIDNANSETNAKAYGQQVVATNPCGEQPLAPYSVCNLAAVNLAEFADKETKTVNYEKLKETVRVGVRMQDNVIDATPYFLEENKVQALGERRVGLGVMGLADLLIYCEKEYGSEEGNELVDKVFEVIATTAYRESIELAKEKGSFPFLIGKTDEETKALREAYINTGFMKKMPEDIREAILEHGIRNSHLLTVAPTGSTGTMVGVSTGLEPYFSFTYYRSGRLGKFIEVKAGIVEEYLERNPEADPDNLPHWFISSMSLSPEAHADVQCIIQRWIDSSISKTVNAPRGYTVEQVESVYERLYKGGAKGGTVYVDGSRDSQVLTLKAEENEMDSDYVEEVVEQRKVVLVNTVQDLRSTNVTIGSEVGDTCPVCRQGTVEEMGGCNTCTNCNAQLKCGL, encoded by the coding sequence ATGGTAATTGTTTCAAAGCATCAAGAACCGATTCTGGACAAGACGCGGTTGAATGCAGATATTGCCGAATTCCCGCAAGTTCATCCAATTACGGAAGATATGAAAATCGAGCACAGTGGTGTATCCCGACTCGTCATGATTGACCGATATTCATTTAAGGATATCGAAAAGAAAACACTTAAAGTTGGTGATTTCGTTGTCTTGACAGTGAAGGAAGATCCGAAGTTTCCGGCAAGGGGACTTGGTTACATTACAGCACTTGACGAAAAAAATCGAACAGCGGATATTTGGATCGAAAAAGAATACCGGAGTGCAATCGACAATCCCGAAAGCATTGAAACCGGTATTATTACAAGACCAATTGACGTGATTGAAAAACCACTTGAAGTGTTCTATGAACAGATTGCTAAACGGAATGCAACGGGCCTATCATCTGTAGAAAAGACGGAAGAACAACGTAAAGCATCTTTCGACAAGTTTTATGGTCAATTATCGAAGATGAACTTCATCCCGGCAGGACGTGTGTTATATGGTGCTGGATCAGATACAGAAGTAACGTTTTTCAACTGTTATGTAATGCCGTTTGTAGCGGATTCACGCGAAGGCATTTCTGATCACCGCAAGCAAGTAATGGAAATCATGAGTCGTGGCGGCGGTGTTGGAACAAATGGTTCGACATTACGCCCACGAAATACATTGGCACGTGGCGTTAATGGTAAATCATCCGGGTCAGTATCTTGGCTCGATGATATAGCAAAATTGACACATCTTGTTGAGCAAGGTGGGTCTAGACGCGGAGCACAAATGATCATGTTGGCGGACTGGCACCCTGACATTTATGAATTTATCATTTCGAAAATGCAAAATCCAAGGATTCTGCGTTATCTTATTGAAAATACAGAAGATGAATTGATTAAGAAACTTGCAAATGAAAAACTGAAATTCAAACCGCTAACCACACAAGAGGAAGCGATGTACCAAGGAATCCTTAACTATCGGACAATCCCTGGTATGGGTGGTTTCAACGAAGCGATCTTAAGAGACGCTGAAACGAAATTGCGTGACGGAGGAACGTATTCCGTTAACAATCCAGAGTTCCTAACTGGTGCGAACATTTCAGTCACATTGACAGATGACTTCATGAAAGCTGTGGAAGAAGACGCAGATTTCGAACTTTGTTTCCCAGCCGTTGAAAAATATTCTCCTGAAGAAATGGCAATTTACAATGAGGAATGGCATAAAGTCGGAGACGTACGCGAATGGGAGCGCCAAGGACATGAAGTCCGAGTATACCGGACAATCAAAGCGCGTGCACTATGGGATCTTATCAACATTTGTGCGACATACTCGGCAGAACCGGGAATTTTCTTTATCGATAATGCAAATAGCGAAACGAATGCAAAAGCATACGGCCAGCAAGTCGTAGCAACAAACCCTTGTGGCGAGCAACCACTTGCTCCTTACAGTGTGTGTAATTTAGCTGCTGTAAACCTTGCAGAATTCGCTGATAAAGAAACAAAGACAGTAAACTACGAAAAATTGAAAGAAACCGTTCGTGTCGGAGTTCGCATGCAGGACAACGTAATCGATGCGACACCATATTTCCTTGAAGAAAATAAAGTACAAGCCCTTGGTGAGCGTCGTGTCGGACTTGGTGTTATGGGACTTGCCGATCTACTGATCTACTGTGAAAAAGAGTATGGTTCAGAAGAAGGCAATGAACTTGTCGACAAAGTGTTCGAAGTTATAGCGACAACCGCTTACCGTGAATCAATCGAGCTTGCGAAAGAAAAAGGTAGCTTCCCATTCCTTATTGGCAAGACAGATGAGGAAACAAAAGCGCTTCGTGAAGCATATATCAACACAGGCTTCATGAAAAAAATGCCGGAAGATATCCGTGAAGCAATTCTTGAACATGGTATCAGGAACTCCCATTTATTGACAGTTGCACCCACTGGATCCACTGGAACAATGGTTGGGGTTTCTACAGGACTTGAACCTTATTTCTCCTTTACTTATTACCGCAGCGGACGTCTTGGGAAATTCATCGAGGTGAAAGCGGGTATCGTGGAAGAGTATTTAGAGCGTAATCCAGAAGCAGATCCGGACAATCTTCCTCATTGGTTCATTTCATCAATGAGCTTGTCACCGGAAGCACATGCTGATGTACAGTGTATCATCCAGCGTTGGATTGACAGCTCAATCTCCAAGACTGTTAACGCACCGCGCGGCTATACAGTCGAGCAGGTAGAAAGCGTATATGAACGTCTTTATAAAGGCGGAGCGAAAGGCGGCACTGTGTATGTCGATGGTAGCCGTGACTCTCAAGTATTAACGCTAAAAGCTGAAGAAAACGAAATGGACTCCGATTACGTAGAAGAAGTTGTAGAACAACGTAAAGTCGTGCTCGTCAATACAGTTCAGGACTTACGTTCAACTAATGTCACAATCGGCTCTGAAGTGGGCGATACATGCCCTGTATGTAGGCAAGGCACCGTTGAGGAAATGGGTGGATGTAATACATGTACGAACTGTAATGCACAGTTGAAGTGTGGTTTATAA
- the aroQ gene encoding type II 3-dehydroquinate dehydratase yields MKLLVLNGPNLNRLGKREPDIYGAETLLDVEQKLQTIASESLVELFFYQSNSEGALIDKIHEVYDLGFDGIIFNPGAYTHTSIAIRDAIASVDIPVIEIHISNIHSRESFRHTSLIAPVCIGQLSGFGTSGYELALQAFLLRRKGVKL; encoded by the coding sequence GTGAAACTGCTAGTTCTGAATGGACCGAACTTAAATAGGCTTGGAAAAAGGGAACCGGATATTTATGGAGCGGAGACACTCTTGGATGTCGAACAAAAACTGCAAACTATTGCTTCAGAGAGCCTCGTAGAACTTTTCTTTTATCAATCAAACAGCGAAGGGGCGTTAATTGATAAAATCCACGAGGTGTATGACCTTGGTTTCGACGGAATCATTTTCAATCCAGGTGCTTATACACATACAAGCATTGCAATAAGGGACGCGATTGCCTCCGTGGATATTCCGGTTATCGAAATCCATATTTCAAACATACATAGTCGGGAGTCATTCAGACATACATCTTTAATCGCTCCAGTGTGCATCGGACAGTTATCCGGTTTCGGCACAAGCGGTTATGAGCTTGCACTCCAAGCTTTCCTTCTCCGTAGAAAAGGGGTAAAGCTATGA
- a CDS encoding rhodanese-like domain-containing protein, producing MNNYYVLGAVLLILILYIVITMLRLRKAVNNLTQEQFIEGYRKAQLIDVREPKEYEAGHILGARNIPYSQFRQRYKEIRPDKPVYLYDQNTGKSSRAALFLKKKDKSYTQLYQLQGGFRTWTGKVKSK from the coding sequence GTGAATAATTACTATGTTTTAGGTGCAGTTTTACTAATTTTGATCTTATATATTGTAATCACAATGCTGCGCTTACGAAAAGCTGTTAACAATTTAACGCAAGAGCAATTTATCGAAGGGTACCGTAAAGCCCAATTGATCGATGTGAGAGAACCGAAGGAGTATGAAGCGGGACATATTTTGGGTGCACGTAATATCCCTTATTCCCAATTCCGTCAGCGCTACAAAGAAATTCGTCCGGACAAGCCTGTTTACTTGTATGACCAAAACACAGGTAAAAGTTCACGTGCTGCATTATTCCTCAAAAAGAAAGATAAAAGCTACACTCAACTTTACCAACTTCAAGGCGGTTTTCGTACTTGGACAGGAAAGGTAAAAAGCAAGTAA